A genomic window from Oceanobacillus timonensis includes:
- a CDS encoding YfiT family bacillithiol transferase: protein MDVRFPIGELEVPNEVTLENVQKDLKEIENYTSRLRETVDTLNEEELSRTYRDGSWTVRQLVHHIADSQLNMYQRLKLALTDENPAVPAFDQDKWAHEPDTSLPVESSIKMLEGINERIVALGDSLTKEQLDRVFTLQQSDEITVATKVAKLAWHEEHHLAHIKIALSE from the coding sequence ATGGATGTAAGATTTCCAATTGGAGAATTAGAAGTTCCAAACGAAGTAACTTTAGAAAATGTTCAAAAAGACTTAAAAGAAATAGAAAATTATACGAGTCGTTTAAGAGAAACAGTCGACACATTAAATGAGGAGGAATTAAGCAGAACGTATCGTGATGGCAGCTGGACAGTTCGTCAACTTGTTCATCACATTGCAGATTCTCAGTTGAACATGTATCAACGCTTGAAACTGGCTTTAACAGATGAAAATCCAGCAGTACCAGCTTTTGATCAAGACAAGTGGGCGCATGAACCGGATACAAGTCTGCCTGTAGAAAGTTCTATTAAAATGCTGGAAGGTATCAATGAGCGCATTGTAGCTTTAGGAGATAGCTTAACGAAAGAGCAATTAGATCGCGTTTTTACTCTCCAGCAAAGTGATGAGATAACAGTTGCAACAAAAGTAGCGAAATTAGCCTGGCACGAAGAACATCACTTGGCTCATATAAAAATTGCGTTATCAGAATAA
- a CDS encoding HAD family hydrolase produces the protein MKAVIFDFDGTLADTLPVCFHAFQAVFKEFDNRILTSDEVKAMFGPSETGIIRENLANVNHEKAIELYYEKYNEKHRDLVVENEEMNDLLRFLKSEGYTLGIVTGKARRSLRISLDCLNMHDVFDVMITGDDVTIPKPHPEGLNEALAQLNVTNTDAVFLGDSDADIQAGKEAGVYTIGVHWLPNYQALEFSVQPDQMVSSVNEFMQSLKKGSF, from the coding sequence ATGAAAGCAGTTATTTTTGATTTTGACGGGACACTTGCTGATACGTTGCCAGTTTGTTTTCACGCGTTTCAAGCTGTATTTAAGGAATTTGACAACAGGATACTTACTTCCGATGAAGTGAAAGCAATGTTCGGTCCATCCGAAACGGGAATTATCAGAGAAAATTTGGCAAACGTCAATCATGAAAAAGCAATTGAATTATATTATGAAAAATACAATGAAAAGCATCGGGACCTTGTTGTGGAGAACGAGGAGATGAACGATTTGCTTCGATTTTTAAAAAGTGAAGGATATACATTAGGGATTGTAACTGGAAAAGCACGCAGAAGTCTGCGTATATCGTTAGATTGTCTGAATATGCATGATGTATTTGATGTGATGATAACCGGAGATGATGTGACAATACCCAAACCACATCCAGAAGGTTTGAATGAGGCTTTGGCACAGCTGAACGTAACAAACACGGATGCTGTATTTTTAGGCGACAGTGATGCGGATATTCAGGCTGGGAAAGAAGCTGGCGTATATACGATTGGCGTGCATTGGCTGCCGAATTATCAGGCATTGGAGTTTAGTGTTCAGCCAGACCAGATGGTAAGCAGTGTAAATGAATTCATGCAATCATTAAAAAAAGGAAGCTTCTAA
- a CDS encoding TolB family protein: MTRKRILLTIIGMIFVLLAGTILYGVLRDDDPYRYFTGLGEEISVAPDDSQIAFSYYVDGEEAVYTANPDGTGVEKIADAADWKDSSPAYSPDGHKIAYLSENPEGMNILQVMNQDGSEEKQLTDNSIHVMDSVFSNDGETLFFVAIDAEGFNQGAESESSAGFDLFSVKTDGSAIENLTDADYPSMDHLSLSPDGQMIYFSAFDGEKEQIFSYSLEDGTVNESPSVVSEEIANSQTFNKPQLSPNGEQLVFTDVSEETQESSLFEYELFLLDMETQDVERLTDLGTAVDSPVFFHEENKIAFLENTNWSSEPAEYQLMTIDTVTHDIETIELDAPQSTDNHQLMQLLDRAVNSLTLAILYTLLISLLSVYLLHYAGRAYLASIISFSIAIIVFAASFAVAAIGDPWFGIGLGMLAAGIFGCSIIVLLFILIYKQFVK; this comes from the coding sequence ATGACACGAAAGCGGATTCTTTTGACCATAATTGGTATGATTTTTGTGTTATTAGCGGGAACGATACTCTATGGTGTTCTGAGAGATGATGATCCGTATCGCTATTTTACCGGACTTGGAGAAGAAATAAGTGTGGCTCCGGATGATTCGCAAATTGCTTTTTCGTACTATGTAGACGGGGAAGAAGCTGTTTATACAGCCAATCCTGATGGTACGGGTGTGGAGAAAATAGCCGATGCAGCTGATTGGAAGGATAGTAGCCCGGCCTATTCGCCGGATGGACACAAGATTGCTTATTTAAGTGAAAATCCAGAAGGTATGAACATACTTCAGGTGATGAACCAGGATGGAAGCGAAGAAAAACAACTAACAGACAATTCCATTCACGTGATGGACAGTGTTTTTTCCAATGACGGGGAAACCCTTTTTTTCGTTGCAATCGACGCAGAGGGATTTAACCAGGGAGCGGAATCGGAATCGAGCGCTGGATTTGATTTGTTCTCCGTAAAGACAGATGGGAGCGCTATAGAAAACCTGACAGACGCCGATTATCCTTCTATGGATCACCTTTCCCTTTCTCCTGACGGGCAGATGATTTATTTTAGCGCATTTGATGGAGAGAAAGAACAAATCTTTTCCTACTCTTTGGAAGACGGTACGGTAAATGAAAGTCCATCTGTTGTTTCGGAAGAGATAGCAAACTCTCAAACTTTTAATAAACCGCAATTGTCGCCGAACGGGGAACAGCTGGTATTCACAGACGTATCGGAGGAAACGCAAGAAAGCTCCCTTTTCGAGTATGAATTGTTTTTATTGGATATGGAGACACAGGATGTAGAGAGATTAACAGATTTGGGAACAGCGGTAGACTCGCCAGTATTTTTTCATGAAGAAAATAAAATCGCATTTTTGGAAAATACAAACTGGTCATCAGAACCGGCTGAGTATCAGTTGATGACGATTGATACAGTAACTCATGATATAGAAACGATCGAACTGGATGCACCTCAATCAACAGATAATCATCAGTTGATGCAACTGCTTGATCGAGCAGTGAACAGTTTAACGCTTGCGATTCTGTATACCTTACTGATTAGTCTGCTGAGTGTTTACCTGCTTCATTATGCTGGGAGAGCGTATCTGGCCTCCATCATCAGTTTTTCGATTGCTATTATTGTATTTGCAGCTAGTTTTGCAGTAGCTGCAATTGGAGATCCTTGGTTTGGCATCGGACTTGGGATGCTGGCTGCAGGAATTTTTGGCTGTTCGATAATCGTTTTATTATTTATACTGATTTATAAACAATTTGTTAAATAA